CGGGCGTAATACCCAGATAGGCGGCAATCAGCCGCTGGGGCAGGCGCTGAGCCAGGGACGGATAGGTCCGAATGAAGTTCAGGTAGCGTTCCTCGGCCGAGGCACTGAGCGTGGCAATCAGGCGCTTCTGCATGGCCTGCATGCTGTTTTGCTTCAAGTCGGCGAAAAACGACTGGAACGGCGGGCCCAGCTGAGGCAACTGCTGGTAGAAGTCGGGGCCAAACAGCAGCACCTGCGACTCCTCCAGGGCATCAATGGAAAATAGGGCCGGCTCGTGGTGCATTAGGCTGTGCTGGTCGGCTATCCACCAGTTTTCGGGGGCAAACTGCAATACGTGCTCCTTGCCCTTCTTATCGACCACGAAGCTGCGCAGGCAACCCTGGACCACAAAAGCCCCGTAGCGGCTCACTTCGCCCTGCTGCACCAGCACCTGCTGCCGGGCTAGGTGGCGGGGCACTAATAACGGAGCCAGGGCGCCAAACTGCTCGTCGGTCAGGGGCAGCTTGGCTTGCAAATACGTGCGCAAATGCTCTAGCATATAATCCTAAAGAGTAAAGAAGTAGGAAACCGTCCAAGTTTACACCAGCCTGAGCTACCAAAGAAGTGGGGGCAGCAACTGGCGCTGCGTCAAGGCCCTACTATGCACGCCTGCGCACTACCTGGGATTCCTACTTAGATCTATTCTAAAAAGTCGATGTTTTGTTTGGATGGATTCTAAACAACCCCCATCTTTGCCTTAAGTTTAATCATTCTAAATAACGCTATGCGTCGTTTCCTACTCTTGTCGATTCTGCTACTCACCCTACTTTTACCGGCCACTGGCTGGGCACAGGCACTGGGTGGCTTGATTGTCGGTAAGCTGACGGGCACGGATGGAGCGCCGCTGGAGAATATTTCGGTGAGCCTGAAAAAGGCTGGTACCGGTGTCAACACCGCTTCCGACGGCAGCTTCAAGCTCAAGGCCGACGCCGGCGTGCAGTTGCTGCACATCAGCGGCCTGGGCTTCGTAACTCAGGAAACCTCGGTAGAAGTAGTGGCGGGCCAAACTACGACCGTACCCACCATCACCCTGCAGATCAACAAGCATGAGCTGGCCGAGGTGAAAATCATGGAGCAGCGCAGCCTCAACCAGCGCCCGGCCACCGTCAGCAAGATGCCCGTGGCCCTGCTCGACCTGCCCCAGGCCGTCGTAACCGTCGACCGGCAGGTGCTGGAGCAGCAGCAGGTACTGCGCCTGAGCGACGCGCTGGCCAACGTGAGCGGCCTGTACGTGACCAGCACTACCGGCGGCACCCAGGAAGAACTGGGCAGCCGGGGGTTTGCCTACGGCTCCAACAACACCTTTAAGAACGGGGTACGCTTCAACAACGGTGTAATGCCCGAAGCCAGCTCCCTGGAGCGCATGGAAGTGCTGAAAGGCAGCGCGGCTATTCTCTACGGCAACGTGGCGGCTGGCGGCGTGCTGAACCTGGTCACCAAGAAGCCGCAGTTTGAGCGCGGCGGCTCGGTGGGTCTGCGCGTGGGTTCATTCGGTTTGTGGAAGCCTA
Above is a genomic segment from Hymenobacter cellulosivorans containing:
- a CDS encoding Crp/Fnr family transcriptional regulator, which gives rise to MLEHLRTYLQAKLPLTDEQFGALAPLLVPRHLARQQVLVQQGEVSRYGAFVVQGCLRSFVVDKKGKEHVLQFAPENWWIADQHSLMHHEPALFSIDALEESQVLLFGPDFYQQLPQLGPPFQSFFADLKQNSMQAMQKRLIATLSASAEERYLNFIRTYPSLAQRLPQRLIAAYLGITPESLSRIRKELARP